The following are encoded in a window of Periplaneta americana isolate PAMFEO1 chromosome 13, P.americana_PAMFEO1_priV1, whole genome shotgun sequence genomic DNA:
- the LOC138711621 gene encoding uncharacterized protein: protein MAKVLVSRLHVYMRNRNLIPTTQAGFRPGAQLHDQLIRVLTPIEKAYTRRHYSILIALDAKKAFDTVWIDALKYKLTSLNLPHEITHWLSSFISNRTGQNEVVIGPLSVHLFTTGKPGTKFYRRLSEPRGRSNSFDNEIIPSPTGIEPRTFQFGSLIGTGYGIYKIITGEKRIRPQRPYPKDILFKDRHRRPKLREEDLNSPSEEEIKVIDYSKYLPRQPEEGQEPGQSGQGGQPGARVLDLTFAFILCTGYRLPPCRSGCRVLCRRSRRLSRPHWCGHLRVQNSYGYSGGPSVKTETRTADGITRGGYSYIDGHGLVLRLRSRQRLPCGCYQPSRRSFRCPRRTRHPRRPRRRGRSSSLRRRLRYPRCSRRSAPRHPRSSCSQDHPLRRPRRRGRSSSLRRRLRHPHCSRWSAPRHPRSSCSQDHPLRRPRRRGNSSSLPRRLRHPRCSRWSAPRHPRSSCSQDRPLRRPRHRGRSSSLRRRLRHPRCSRWSAPRHPEVAAVNTAHFAAPAVVAAPAHYAAAYAIPAVHAGVPLDTPEVAAVKTAHFAAPAIVAVPAHYPAAYAIPAVHAGVPLDTPEVAAATTTHFAAHAEAHALHGRKKRSVAAYAAPAHVAVVVPVRSFGYSTVSAHADPVVVAAPAPAVTVTHAASFSLSVYISL, encoded by the exons ATGGCGAAAGTTCTCGTGTCACGACTACACGTCTATATGCGCAACCGCAATCTAATCCCGACCACTCAAGCCGGATTCCGACCGGGAGCGCAGCTACACGACCAGCTGATACGAGTGCTCACTCCCATTGAGAAGGCTTATACACGTAGACACTACAGCATCCTTATTGCCTTAGATGCCAAGAAAGCCTTTGACACCGTTTGGATTGACGCCCTAAAATATAAACTCACATCCTTAAATCTGCCACACGAAATCACACATTGGCTCTCCAGCTTCATATCGAACCGAACAGGACAG aatgaagtTGTGATCGGACCACTCTCCGTCCATCTTTTTACCACGGGAAAACCCggtactaaattttataggaggctgagtgaacctcggggccgttctaacAGCTTCGACAACGAGATAATTCCTTCACCAACtggaattgaacccaggaccttccagtTCG GGTCCCTGATAGGCACAGGATACGGAATATATAAAATCATCACCGGCGAGAAACGCATTAGACCTCAGAGGCCCTATCCCAAAGACATCCTATTCAAGGATAGGCATAGGCGCCCGAAACTGCGCGAGGAGGACCTGAATTCACCATCAGAGGAAGAAATCAAGGTCATCGACTACTCTAAATATCTACCTCGACAACCAGAGGAAGGACAAGAACCAGGCCAGAGTGGTCAGGGCGGGCA GCCAGGTGCCAGGGTGCTAGATTTGACGTTCGCGTTTATTCTCTGTACAGGTTATCGTCTCCCGCCTTGTCGCTCTGGGTGCCGTGTCCTATGCCGCCGCTCCCGCCGTCTTAGCCGCCCCCATTGGTGTGGCCACCTCCGTGTCCAGAACAGCTACGGCTACTCCGGTGGCCCATCTGTCAAGACCGAGACCCGCACAGCTGACGGCATCACTCGCGGGGGCTACTCCTACATCGATGGACACGGCCTCGTGCTACGTCTCCGATCCCGTCAACGGCTTCCGTGTGGCTGCTACCAACCTTCCCGTCGGTCCTTCCGCTGCCCCCGTCGCACCCGTCATCCACGCCGCCCCCGCCGTCGTggccgctccagctcactacgccgccgcctacgctatccccgctgttcacgcaggagtgcccctcgacacccccgaagtagctgcagccaagaccacccacttcgccgcccccgccgtcgtggtcgctccagctcactacgccgccgcctacgccatccccactgttcacgctggagtgcccctcgacacccccgaagtagctgcagccaagaccacccacttcgccgcCCCCGCCGTCGTGGCAACTCCAGCTCACTAccccgccgcctacgccatccccgctgttcacgctggagtgcccctcgacacccccgaagtagctgcagtCAAGACCGCCCACTTCGCCGCCCCCGCCATCGTggccgctccagctcactacgccgccgcctacgccatccccgctgttcacgctggagtgcccctcgacaccccgaAGTAGCTGCAGTCAACACCGCCCACTTCGCCGCCCCCGCCGTCGTggccgctccagctcactacgccgccgcctacgccatccccgctgttcacgctggagtgcccctcgacactcCCGAAGTAGCTGCAGTCAAGACCGCCCACTTCGCTGCCCCCGCCATCGTGGCCGTTCCAGCTCACTAccccgccgcctacgccatccccgctgttcacgctggagtgcccctcgacacccccgaagtagctgcagccacGACCACCCACTTCGCCGCCCACGCCGAGGCTCATGCTCTGCATGGCCGCAAGAAGCGTAGCGTTGCCGCTTATGCCGCCCCTGCCCACGTCGCCGTCGTTGTGCCCGTGAGGAGCTTCGGATACTCAACCGTCTCCGCCCACGCCGACCCCGTCGTCGTTGCCGCCCCCGCTCCCGCCGTCACTGTTACCCACGCAGCTTCTTTCTCGTTGAGTGTGTACATatcgttataa